A window of Microcoleus sp. FACHB-831 contains these coding sequences:
- a CDS encoding amino acid adenylation domain-containing protein, translating into MVVEWKLNKEGILEMSNQTLEGFRLSPQQKRLWTLQQLTESIPYRVQAGILIEGNFNKEVLNIVLQKVVNINEILRTNFKCLPGMTIPLQVINDYCPLEIDEHDLTNLELEIQENKTDFIFQEMLQQPLDLEKGSTLSASIVTWSADKHILLLSLSAMNADRTTLVNLVDEISSCYSATLAGKEIEEQPLQYADIAEWQYELLTEDTAQGKEYWQKVNLSNLSRIHLPFERKTALNLEFAPKVLGLKLSPTISKDLAALAKSHEISNETFVLACWQVLIWKLTAQSDLVVGVACNGRKYEELEPALGLLSKYVPIQCQLDEQLPFSQLLQQVHQADSDACKWQEYFHWDDFISKEETLPFLPICFEFKQVDNQSCNAGVSFSIYKHYSCITKFKIKLSCLQKNDEIHFQLYYDASLYDLTDVKRIAEYFEILLISAVNNPKFTIGELELLKDATRQQLLIDFNNTSVDYFSDKCIHQLFEEQAARTPDQIALVFENQQLTYKELNERANQLANYLQKRGVKPEVIVGICLERSLEIVISMLGILKVGGAYLPLDPAMPTERLKLMLQDAQTPVLLTQQRLVNKLGDCTPNIISLDTDWDEIAQESNQNCSSIATTENLAYVIYTSGSTGKPKGVAVEHQQILNYLYGILPRLDLAVVSSFAMVSTFAADLGNTAIFPALCTGSCLHIIPQNVASDPETLAAYFEHHSIDCLKIVPSHLAALLTSPKAASILPRKRLVLGGEASHWDLIERIQKYAPDCLIINHYGPTESTVGVLTYQVSDNNLRHISETVPIGRPIANTQIYILDSHLRPVPIGVTGELYIGGNSLARGYLNKSEITAEKFIVNPFSDRPNSRIYKTGDAARYLPDGNIEFLGRIDNQIKIRGFRIELGEIEATIRQHPDIKQVVVIAREDALGEKRIIAYFLPSSENVETLHTTSLQQGKPIREFLQQKLPDYMIPSAFVQLKTFPLTANGKVDRQALPAPEQANLVGSFVAPRNHIEETLAAIWTEVLKIEQVGIYNNFFELGGHSLLATQVISRLRQAFQIDLPLHHLFEAPTVAGLAVVIAQKISEQADEKMMAEMVAELEQLSQEEVQKILANGGIN; encoded by the coding sequence TTGGTTGTTGAGTGGAAGTTAAATAAGGAAGGAATTTTAGAGATGTCAAATCAAACATTAGAAGGCTTTAGACTTTCCCCACAACAAAAGCGTTTGTGGACATTACAACAACTAACTGAAAGCATACCTTATCGCGTACAAGCTGGGATTCTGATTGAAGGAAATTTTAATAAAGAAGTTTTAAATATAGTTTTACAAAAGGTAGTTAATATCAATGAAATTCTTCGCACTAATTTTAAGTGCTTACCTGGGATGACAATCCCGTTACAAGTGATTAATGATTATTGTCCACTTGAAATTGATGAACATGATTTAACTAATTTAGAATTAGAAATTCAAGAAAACAAAACTGATTTTATTTTTCAGGAAATGCTCCAACAGCCTTTGGATTTAGAAAAAGGCTCAACTTTGTCTGCATCTATAGTAACTTGGTCAGCAGACAAGCACATATTATTATTAAGCTTATCGGCGATGAATGCTGATAGGACTACACTGGTTAATTTAGTTGATGAGATTAGCAGTTGTTATTCAGCAACTTTAGCAGGAAAAGAGATTGAGGAACAACCACTTCAATATGCTGATATTGCTGAATGGCAATATGAATTACTAACCGAAGATACAGCCCAAGGTAAAGAATATTGGCAGAAAGTTAACCTTAGTAATTTAAGCAGGATTCATTTGCCTTTTGAGCGTAAAACTGCTCTTAATTTAGAGTTTGCGCCAAAAGTGTTAGGCTTAAAGCTGAGTCCAACTATATCTAAAGATTTAGCCGCTTTAGCAAAAAGTCATGAAATATCAAATGAGACTTTTGTGTTAGCTTGTTGGCAAGTATTAATCTGGAAACTAACGGCACAGTCCGATTTAGTTGTAGGAGTCGCTTGTAATGGTAGGAAATATGAGGAATTAGAGCCAGCTTTAGGTTTATTATCTAAATATGTGCCAATTCAGTGTCAGTTAGACGAGCAATTACCATTTAGTCAACTATTACAACAAGTTCATCAAGCGGATAGTGATGCGTGTAAATGGCAAGAATATTTTCACTGGGATGATTTTATCTCCAAAGAAGAAACATTGCCATTTCTACCCATTTGTTTTGAATTTAAGCAAGTAGATAATCAATCTTGTAATGCGGGCGTTTCGTTTTCAATATATAAGCATTATTCCTGCATTACCAAATTTAAAATCAAACTGTCATGTTTACAAAAAAATGATGAAATTCATTTTCAATTGTATTATGATGCCAGTTTATATGATTTAACAGATGTCAAACGGATAGCAGAATATTTTGAAATATTGTTAATCAGTGCTGTTAACAATCCAAAATTTACTATTGGTGAATTAGAGTTATTAAAAGATGCTACTCGTCAACAACTATTAATCGACTTCAACAATACATCAGTCGATTATTTTAGTGATAAATGTATTCACCAGTTATTTGAAGAACAAGCAGCACGTACACCAGATCAAATTGCTCTGGTATTTGAAAATCAGCAATTAACATATAAAGAACTTAATGAAAGAGCTAATCAGTTAGCGAATTACTTACAAAAACGAGGAGTTAAACCAGAGGTAATTGTAGGAATTTGCCTTGAACGTTCCCTGGAAATAGTCATTTCAATGCTAGGCATTCTTAAAGTTGGTGGTGCATATTTACCACTAGATCCAGCAATGCCAACGGAACGTTTAAAACTGATGTTGCAGGATGCACAAACGCCAGTATTATTAACGCAACAGCGTTTAGTAAATAAATTAGGCGATTGCACTCCTAATATAATTAGTCTAGATACAGACTGGGATGAAATTGCTCAAGAAAGCAATCAAAATTGCAGCAGTATAGCCACAACAGAAAATCTAGCTTATGTAATTTATACATCGGGTTCTACTGGCAAACCGAAGGGAGTTGCAGTCGAACATCAGCAAATACTGAATTATCTATATGGCATCCTACCCAGGTTAGATTTAGCCGTTGTTTCTAGCTTTGCAATGGTTTCAACCTTTGCTGCCGACTTAGGAAATACCGCTATTTTCCCCGCCTTATGTACAGGTAGTTGCTTACATATAATCCCTCAAAATGTAGCCTCCGATCCCGAAACACTAGCAGCATATTTCGAGCATCATTCTATTGATTGCCTTAAAATTGTCCCTTCGCATCTGGCAGCTTTATTAACCTCTCCTAAAGCAGCATCAATCTTACCTCGTAAGCGTTTAGTTTTAGGTGGTGAAGCTAGCCATTGGGATTTAATCGAGCGCATTCAGAAATACGCCCCTGATTGCCTCATTATTAACCACTATGGGCCAACAGAATCAACTGTCGGAGTACTCACTTATCAAGTTAGCGATAATAACCTACGTCATATTTCTGAGACGGTTCCCATAGGTCGCCCCATAGCGAATACGCAAATTTATATCCTCGATTCTCACCTTCGACCTGTACCAATAGGCGTAACAGGAGAACTTTATATTGGTGGCAATAGTTTAGCGCGAGGGTATCTAAATAAATCAGAAATAACGGCAGAAAAATTCATTGTTAATCCATTTAGCGATCGCCCTAATTCCCGCATTTATAAAACTGGAGATGCAGCCCGTTATTTACCGGATGGAAATATTGAATTTTTAGGCAGAATTGACAATCAAATTAAGATTAGAGGTTTTCGCATTGAGTTAGGTGAAATTGAAGCAACAATTAGACAGCATCCAGATATAAAACAAGTAGTAGTAATTGCCCGAGAAGACGCACTTGGAGAAAAGCGGATTATTGCTTACTTTCTTCCAAGTTCAGAAAATGTAGAGACGTTGCATACAACCTCTCTACAACAGGGGAAACCTATACGAGAATTTTTACAACAAAAGCTGCCTGATTATATGATTCCGTCAGCTTTTGTGCAGCTAAAAACTTTTCCTTTAACTGCCAATGGTAAAGTAGATCGGCAAGCTCTACCAGCACCGGAGCAAGCTAATTTAGTAGGTTCTTTTGTTGCTCCGCGCAACCATATTGAAGA